A genomic stretch from Larimichthys crocea isolate SSNF chromosome XXII, L_crocea_2.0, whole genome shotgun sequence includes:
- the cnih2 gene encoding protein cornichon homolog 2 has translation MAFTFAAFCYMLTLVLCAALIFFVIWQIIAFDELRTDFKNPIDQSNPTRARERILNIERICNLLRRLVVPEYSIHGLFCLMFMCAGEWVTLGLNIPLLFYHLWRFFHRPADGSEVMYDPVSVMNADILNYCQKESWCKLGFYLLSFFYYLYSMVYALVSF, from the exons ATGGCGTTCACCTTTGCGGCCTTCTGCTACATGCTCACCTTGGTGCTGTGCGCTGCTCTCATCTTCTTTGTCATATGGCAG ATCATTGCATTTGATGAGCTTCGCACAGACTTCAAAAATCCCATTGATCAGAGCAATCCCACCAGAGCG AGGGAAAGGATCTTGAACATCGAAAGAATCTGCAACCTGCTTCGCAGA TTGGTGGTGCCGGAGTACTCCATCCACGGGCTCTTCTGCCTGATGTTCATGTGTGCCGGAGAGTGGGTCACACTTGGCCTAAATATCCCGCTCCTCTTCTACCATCTGTGGAG GTTTTTTCATCGGCCAGCCGACGGGTCAGAGGTCATGTACGATCCCGTCAGTGTGATGAACGCCGACATTCTCAATTATTGCCAGAAGGAGTCCTGGTGTAAGCTGGGTTTTTATCTGCTCTCGTTCTTCTATTATCTCTACAG TATGGTCTATGCCTTGGTGAGCTTCTAA